Proteins encoded by one window of uncultured Draconibacterium sp.:
- a CDS encoding universal stress protein, with protein MKVLSNILWAIDLANNHSDSIKKIRMISDQFGNELVLLHVLPGHLKGASGEKKIVKSVQFEIKNKIVSQLKLAEDFEVKIRVEFGNVADQINRVAKEEKVNLVLLNKGKTNNLGANGLSIFRKIQKPVAVISETKVLDPTHVVCPVDNSKASAVALKSAILHARKFDAKLSVVSVFEPITSTSPRLMRMGYDVERENKYHYRTFKKELRAFLKNFDFSNVQAEAYILKGQPDSEITKFCADASVLYVGSGGKSAIQRALQGSVSENVISNVECNIVAVKNEDVFKLRIPEGLENIDKHFNRGNELRKLGFLREAIMQYKAALILNELHLPSLQALAEVYELIQENDQAGYYKELAQIIITKMNYRKIEEEVRNNFRSVS; from the coding sequence ATGAAAGTATTAAGTAACATTTTGTGGGCAATTGATCTTGCCAATAACCATTCGGATTCCATTAAGAAAATAAGAATGATATCCGATCAATTTGGTAACGAACTGGTATTGTTACATGTTCTCCCGGGACATTTAAAAGGAGCTTCCGGAGAAAAGAAAATAGTCAAATCAGTTCAGTTCGAGATTAAAAACAAAATAGTCAGTCAGCTAAAACTTGCTGAAGATTTTGAAGTTAAAATTCGTGTTGAGTTTGGGAATGTTGCCGATCAGATCAACCGGGTTGCGAAAGAAGAAAAAGTAAACCTGGTACTTCTAAATAAAGGAAAAACAAATAATCTTGGAGCAAACGGACTCAGTATTTTCCGAAAAATTCAAAAGCCGGTAGCTGTAATTTCTGAAACCAAAGTATTGGACCCAACTCATGTTGTTTGTCCGGTTGATAATTCGAAAGCATCGGCAGTTGCATTAAAATCAGCTATTTTACACGCCCGAAAATTTGATGCAAAACTATCGGTTGTTTCAGTATTCGAGCCAATAACATCAACCTCTCCGCGCCTGATGCGTATGGGATATGATGTTGAAAGAGAAAACAAATATCACTACAGAACATTCAAAAAAGAATTAAGAGCATTTTTAAAGAATTTTGATTTCTCAAATGTGCAGGCAGAAGCTTATATCTTAAAAGGACAGCCTGATTCTGAGATTACTAAATTTTGCGCAGATGCTTCTGTTTTGTACGTCGGAAGTGGTGGGAAATCAGCCATTCAGCGAGCGTTGCAAGGCTCGGTTAGCGAAAACGTGATAAGTAATGTTGAGTGCAATATTGTTGCCGTAAAAAATGAGGATGTATTTAAATTACGCATTCCTGAAGGGCTTGAGAATATTGATAAACATTTTAACCGGGGAAATGAATTACGTAAACTTGGTTTTCTGCGCGAAGCAATTATGCAATATAAAGCGGCTTTAATTTTAAATGAGTTACATCTTCCTTCATTACAGGCACTGGCCGAAGTTTACGAGTTAATACAAGAGAACGATCAGGCTGGGTACTATAAAGAATTAGCACAAATTATTATTACGAAGATGAATTATCGGAAGATAGAAGAAGAAGTTCGAAACAACTTTAGATCGGTTAGTTAA
- a CDS encoding GDSL-type esterase/lipase family protein, whose product MSISRRNFLYKSTAGAVAAAGISSIVSACVSEQEQKKESIFAKGNTVLFQGDSITDAGRDKQNESPNRAWSFGNGYALLAASQLLNTYPEEQLTIYNRGISGNKVFQLADRWEKDCLELKPDVLSILIGVNDYWHTRDGNYDGTIEIYENDYRALLKRTQEAFPDIKLVLCEPFYVLKTSAVDETWIEPMQEYQVAAKKISDEFETIWVPFQKVFDEAIKHAPGTYWTPDGVHPSMAGAELMAEAWLKAVGE is encoded by the coding sequence ATGAGTATTTCCAGAAGAAACTTCTTATACAAATCAACCGCAGGAGCAGTGGCTGCTGCAGGTATTTCAAGTATTGTTTCGGCATGTGTTTCGGAACAGGAACAAAAGAAGGAATCAATTTTTGCAAAAGGCAATACAGTGCTTTTTCAGGGCGATTCGATAACCGATGCCGGTCGCGACAAACAAAATGAATCGCCTAACAGGGCATGGTCATTCGGAAATGGTTATGCGCTTTTGGCAGCTTCGCAATTATTAAATACCTATCCCGAGGAACAACTTACAATATATAATCGTGGAATTAGCGGAAATAAAGTTTTTCAGTTGGCTGATAGATGGGAGAAAGATTGTCTGGAATTAAAACCAGATGTATTGAGTATTTTAATTGGTGTTAACGACTACTGGCATACGCGAGATGGCAATTACGACGGCACCATTGAGATTTACGAGAATGATTACCGTGCTTTGTTGAAACGTACACAAGAAGCTTTTCCAGATATAAAATTAGTTTTGTGTGAACCATTTTATGTATTGAAAACAAGTGCGGTTGACGAAACATGGATAGAGCCAATGCAAGAATACCAGGTGGCTGCGAAAAAGATATCCGACGAATTTGAAACCATTTGGGTGCCATTTCAGAAAGTATTTGATGAGGCCATCAAACATGCTCCGGGAACCTACTGGACACCAGATGGTGTGCATCCTTCGATGGCTGGTGCTGAATTAATGGCCGAAGCCTGGCTGAAGGCTGTTGGCGAATAA
- a CDS encoding MATE family efflux transporter — MNKSILKLAVPNIISNITVPLLGLIDLALMGHLGSEIYIGAISLGSVIFNFIYWGFGFLRMSTSGFTAQAFGEKNKNEAITILIRALLLTLSISVIILLLQAPIAWGSFKIIGGSPEVETLANEYFRIRIWAAPAALSLFVFSGWFLGMQNARYPMIIAIFVNVVNILLSVFFVFGLKMKSDGVALGTVISQYAGLITAIILLLRKYRGMLPLVTKAGVLDLKFLTNFFKVNSDIFIRSFCIIIVFTFFTSKSASINDTVLAVNSILLQFLMFFSFFIDGFAFAGEALVGKFIGAKEINNLKKVVKLLLYWGLGLAIIFTVLYLSGTNLILKLLTSQENVIESAQKFLFWVVLIPVASVGSFIWDGIYIGATASRAMRNSLLVSTFLIFAPVYYFLNPVWNNHALWMGMLLFMFSRGVILSLLYKRTIVIPLTKKV, encoded by the coding sequence ATGAATAAAAGCATATTAAAACTTGCCGTCCCGAATATCATAAGCAACATCACTGTACCATTGTTAGGATTAATAGATTTGGCATTGATGGGCCATCTCGGATCAGAGATATACATCGGCGCTATTTCATTGGGGAGTGTAATATTCAATTTCATTTATTGGGGATTTGGCTTTTTACGGATGAGTACATCCGGATTCACAGCACAGGCTTTTGGCGAAAAAAATAAGAACGAAGCCATAACAATATTAATTCGTGCGCTGCTTTTAACATTGTCTATCAGCGTAATAATATTATTACTGCAAGCTCCTATTGCCTGGGGAAGTTTTAAAATTATTGGAGGCAGCCCGGAAGTAGAAACGCTTGCCAACGAATATTTCAGGATTCGGATTTGGGCAGCACCGGCTGCTTTAAGTTTATTTGTTTTTAGCGGATGGTTTTTGGGGATGCAAAATGCTCGTTACCCTATGATTATTGCCATTTTTGTGAACGTTGTAAATATTTTGCTAAGCGTATTTTTTGTTTTCGGATTAAAAATGAAATCAGACGGAGTAGCACTCGGAACTGTTATTTCGCAATATGCAGGTTTAATAACTGCCATTATTCTTTTGCTGCGCAAATACCGCGGCATGTTGCCACTGGTTACAAAAGCGGGGGTGCTCGACTTAAAATTCCTTACGAACTTTTTTAAAGTTAATTCCGATATCTTCATCCGTAGCTTTTGCATCATTATAGTTTTCACGTTTTTCACCTCAAAATCAGCAAGTATAAACGACACAGTGCTGGCTGTTAATTCAATTCTTCTGCAATTTCTGATGTTCTTCTCCTTTTTTATTGACGGTTTTGCTTTTGCCGGAGAAGCGCTGGTGGGAAAGTTTATTGGAGCGAAGGAAATAAACAATCTCAAAAAGGTTGTAAAGCTATTGCTTTATTGGGGACTTGGATTAGCTATTATATTCACGGTACTCTATCTATCGGGAACAAATTTAATTCTGAAGTTACTTACCTCGCAGGAAAATGTAATTGAAAGTGCGCAAAAATTCCTTTTTTGGGTGGTATTGATTCCGGTAGCCAGTGTGGGTTCTTTTATATGGGACGGGATTTATATCGGAGCAACTGCTTCGAGAGCAATGCGAAACAGCTTATTGGTTTCAACTTTTCTGATTTTTGCACCGGTCTACTATTTTTTAAACCCAGTATGGAATAACCATGCGTTGTGGATGGGAATGTTACTGTTTATGTTTTCGAGAGGAGTTATTTTATCACTTCTGTATAAAAGAACAATAGTGATACCGTTGACAAAGAAAGTATAA
- a CDS encoding superoxide dismutase produces MAFELPKLGYDYKALEPHIDARTMEIHHSKHHAGYTNNLNGAVEGTDLAGKSIEEILSGVSGQSAAVRNNGGGFFNHNLYWEVIAPGGAPAPEGVLLDAVNDSFGSIENFQEAFTKAALTRFGSGWAWLVLQNNKLVVSSTPNQDNPLMDVAEVQGTPILGIDVWEHAYYLNYQNRRPDYVNAFWNLINWDEVARRFKG; encoded by the coding sequence ATGGCATTTGAATTACCAAAATTAGGATACGATTACAAGGCATTAGAGCCACATATTGATGCAAGAACAATGGAGATTCATCATAGTAAACACCACGCTGGTTATACCAATAACCTGAACGGTGCAGTTGAAGGAACAGATCTTGCAGGAAAATCAATAGAAGAAATTTTAAGTGGAGTGTCTGGTCAATCGGCAGCCGTACGAAATAATGGTGGTGGTTTTTTCAACCACAATTTGTACTGGGAAGTAATTGCACCGGGTGGTGCACCAGCTCCGGAAGGAGTTTTATTAGACGCAGTAAATGATTCATTTGGAAGCATAGAAAATTTTCAGGAAGCCTTCACTAAGGCAGCTTTGACTCGCTTTGGGTCAGGTTGGGCATGGTTGGTTCTTCAAAACAATAAGCTGGTGGTTTCGTCTACGCCCAATCAGGATAATCCGCTGATGGATGTGGCCGAAGTTCAGGGAACTCCAATTTTGGGGATTGATGTATGGGAACATGCATATTACCTGAACTACCAAAACAGACGTCCGGATTATGTGAATGCATTCTGGAATCTCATCAACTGGGATGAAGTCGCCAGGCGGTTTAAAGGTTAG
- a CDS encoding glycosyltransferase family 2 protein → MKLISIVISMYNEESGIAFFSNNLIKELEKIKNYNFEILWVNDGSMDNTQSNIEKSCSAEIENVKHVFIQFSRNFGHEAAMLAGIDNSCGEAVICMDADGQHPPAEINEMLKAYEKNHEIVLMQRIDREDHGLIKSSMSKMFYAIINKLSVVKFQENASDFFLISQNIAELLKQDFRDSNRFLRGFIQEVGFNKKVLEYTAPKREFGESNYSFFKLMKMAFNVVFAFSNKPLRIVILISVSFFLFTIAFGGYSLIQYFIADSIPSGYTSIIFFISLSFSLMFLVLTILSIYFEKTIKEIKRRPIYIVKKLERFN, encoded by the coding sequence ATGAAGCTAATAAGTATTGTTATTTCAATGTACAACGAAGAAAGTGGTATTGCTTTTTTTTCGAACAACCTCATTAAAGAATTAGAAAAAATTAAAAATTACAACTTCGAAATACTTTGGGTTAACGATGGCAGTATGGATAATACTCAATCAAATATTGAGAAATCATGTAGCGCTGAAATAGAAAACGTTAAACATGTTTTTATTCAGTTCTCACGAAATTTTGGGCATGAAGCGGCAATGCTTGCCGGGATAGATAATTCATGTGGTGAGGCTGTAATTTGTATGGATGCTGATGGGCAACATCCGCCTGCAGAAATAAACGAAATGCTAAAAGCATATGAAAAAAACCATGAAATTGTTTTAATGCAGCGTATTGACAGAGAAGATCATGGATTGATCAAAAGTTCAATGTCAAAAATGTTTTATGCTATAATTAATAAATTATCAGTTGTAAAGTTTCAGGAAAATGCATCCGACTTTTTTTTAATATCACAAAACATAGCAGAACTGCTAAAGCAGGATTTTAGGGATAGTAACCGATTTTTAAGAGGATTTATTCAAGAAGTTGGATTTAACAAAAAGGTGCTTGAGTATACGGCCCCAAAAAGAGAATTCGGAGAGAGTAATTATTCATTCTTCAAATTGATGAAAATGGCTTTTAATGTAGTTTTTGCGTTCTCAAATAAGCCACTGCGAATTGTTATTTTAATTTCTGTCAGTTTCTTTTTGTTTACTATTGCATTCGGAGGATACTCTCTTATTCAGTACTTTATAGCCGATTCAATTCCATCTGGGTATACTTCCATCATATTTTTTATTTCGCTTTCTTTTTCACTAATGTTTCTTGTTCTCACTATCTTGTCAATATATTTTGAAAAAACCATAAAAGAGATTAAAAGAAGACCAATTTATATTGTTAAAAAGTTGGAACGATTCAATTAA
- a CDS encoding superoxide dismutase codes for MAFSLPKLPYANNALEPVISEKTIEFHYGKHHQAYVNNVNNLVAGTEFENASLEEIIKKAEGGIFNNGAQVWNHTFYFMQFSPDGCKEPKDELKAAIDAKFGSFDAFKEAFSKAAATLFGSGWAWLVVDEKGELEIVQTSNAGNPLRDGKKPILTCDVWEHAYYLDKQNARPAYVADFWKIVDWKVVSERFAE; via the coding sequence ATGGCATTTAGTTTACCAAAACTTCCGTATGCAAATAATGCATTGGAACCAGTAATAAGTGAAAAAACAATCGAGTTCCACTATGGCAAACACCACCAGGCTTATGTAAATAACGTAAATAACCTGGTAGCAGGAACTGAATTTGAAAACGCAAGTTTGGAGGAAATTATTAAAAAGGCTGAAGGCGGTATTTTTAATAACGGAGCGCAGGTTTGGAACCACACTTTCTATTTCATGCAATTCAGTCCTGATGGATGTAAAGAACCAAAAGATGAATTAAAAGCAGCTATCGACGCTAAATTCGGTTCGTTCGATGCTTTTAAAGAGGCCTTTTCAAAAGCAGCTGCTACGTTGTTTGGCTCGGGCTGGGCATGGTTGGTAGTTGATGAAAAAGGCGAACTGGAAATCGTTCAAACGAGCAATGCCGGAAATCCACTGCGCGATGGTAAAAAACCTATTTTAACCTGCGATGTTTGGGAGCATGCATACTACCTGGATAAACAAAATGCACGCCCGGCTTATGTTGCAGATTTTTGGAAAATTGTAGACTGGAAAGTTGTTTCAGAACGCTTTGCTGAATAA
- the xylE gene encoding D-xylose transporter XylE: MKNNSFYIFSITIVATLGGLLFGYDTAVISGAEKSVQAFLIDSQGLSTLIHGLTISSALIGCIIGGGISGIFALKIGRRKSLMIAALLFFISALGSGYPEFLFFEKGQASMGLLYMFNVYRIIGGVGVGMASAIVPMYIGEIAPEHIRGRLVSINQFAIIFGMLVVYFVNWGIANGQTLEWINEIGWRRMFLSESIPAGLFGILLFFVPETPRYLTLKQKDGEALVILEKINGKSRAKEILNDIKATVESHSGKLWSYGKLVIIIGILLSVFQQFVGINVALYYAPRIFESMGAAKDASMLQTIVMGLVNVIFTVVAILTVDKWGRKPLLMVGSIGMAVGMFAIAGLAFFEIIGTSTLIFIIVYTASFMMSWGPICWVLISEIFPNKIRGRAVAIAVVAQWAANYFISSTYPAMMEFSGAVTYGFYGLMSLLSFFFVWKMVPETKGKTLEEMESLWKK, encoded by the coding sequence ATGAAGAACAATAGCTTTTATATTTTTTCGATAACCATTGTTGCCACCCTCGGAGGCTTGCTCTTTGGTTACGATACTGCAGTAATTTCAGGTGCCGAAAAATCGGTGCAAGCTTTCCTTATCGACAGCCAGGGCTTAAGTACATTAATTCACGGCTTAACCATTTCAAGTGCTTTAATTGGCTGTATCATTGGTGGTGGAATATCGGGTATTTTTGCATTAAAAATTGGCCGTAGAAAATCGCTGATGATCGCCGCTCTGCTTTTCTTTATTTCGGCGTTAGGTTCGGGATATCCCGAATTTCTATTTTTCGAAAAAGGTCAGGCCAGTATGGGCTTGTTATACATGTTTAATGTTTACCGAATAATTGGCGGAGTTGGAGTTGGTATGGCATCGGCAATTGTTCCAATGTACATTGGTGAAATTGCCCCTGAACATATTCGCGGACGTCTGGTTTCTATTAACCAATTTGCCATCATCTTTGGAATGTTGGTTGTGTACTTTGTTAACTGGGGAATTGCCAATGGCCAAACGTTGGAATGGATTAACGAAATCGGCTGGAGAAGAATGTTCTTATCCGAGTCGATACCTGCAGGTTTATTTGGGATTTTATTGTTTTTCGTTCCCGAAACACCTCGTTACTTAACTTTGAAACAAAAAGATGGCGAAGCCCTTGTTATTCTTGAAAAAATTAATGGTAAAAGCAGAGCAAAGGAGATTCTTAACGATATAAAAGCCACTGTTGAAAGCCATTCAGGCAAATTATGGTCGTACGGAAAACTGGTGATTATTATTGGCATTCTGCTTTCTGTTTTTCAGCAATTTGTAGGAATTAATGTGGCATTATATTATGCACCACGTATATTCGAAAGTATGGGTGCAGCAAAAGATGCATCGATGTTGCAAACCATTGTAATGGGATTGGTGAATGTTATTTTTACCGTTGTGGCCATATTAACAGTTGACAAATGGGGACGCAAACCATTGTTAATGGTTGGATCGATCGGGATGGCAGTTGGTATGTTTGCCATAGCCGGTTTGGCCTTTTTTGAAATAATAGGTACCAGCACGCTGATATTCATTATTGTTTATACGGCTTCATTCATGATGTCGTGGGGGCCAATTTGCTGGGTCCTTATCTCAGAAATCTTTCCGAATAAAATTCGAGGTCGGGCAGTTGCAATTGCAGTTGTTGCTCAGTGGGCAGCCAACTATTTTATTTCTTCAACCTATCCGGCCATGATGGAGTTTAGCGGCGCGGTAACTTATGGATTTTATGGATTAATGAGTTTGCTGTCGTTCTTCTTTGTTTGGAAGATGGTGCCCGAAACAAAAGGAAAAACTTTAGAGGAGATGGAAAGTCTCTGGAAAAAATAG
- the xylA gene encoding xylose isomerase — MEVLKGNKEYFKGIDKIKFEGPDSKNPMAFKWYDENRVVAGKTMKEHLRFAVAYWHTFCATGDDPFGPGTQILPWHGAADPMDAAKEKMDAAFEFITKLGAPFYCFHDTDVAGDGTVFEIEKRMTKLVDIAKQKQADSGVKLLWGTANVFSNPRYMNGASTNPDFNVVANAAVQVKNAIDATIALGGTGYTFWGGREGYMSLHNTDTKRELAHLGEFLRMARDYGRKQGFTGSFFIEPKPMEPTKHQYDYDAQTVIAFLKANGLEKDFTLNIEVNHATLAGHTFAHDLRMSTDAGMLGSIDANKGDYQNGWDTDEFPTNIYEVTEAMLEILPAGGFTYGGINFDAKTRRNSTDLEDIFIAHIGGMDVFARALVIADKILNDSQYCAMRAARYASFNEGKGAEFEGGKLTLEDMYSIAKEVGEPSQISGKQELIEQLINWYL, encoded by the coding sequence ATGGAAGTTTTAAAAGGAAACAAAGAGTATTTTAAAGGAATCGATAAAATTAAATTCGAAGGTCCTGATTCAAAAAATCCGATGGCATTTAAATGGTACGACGAGAATAGAGTTGTTGCTGGAAAAACAATGAAAGAGCACCTGCGCTTTGCAGTGGCTTACTGGCACACTTTCTGCGCAACCGGCGATGATCCGTTCGGACCGGGAACACAGATTTTACCTTGGCACGGAGCTGCAGATCCAATGGACGCTGCCAAAGAAAAAATGGATGCGGCTTTTGAATTTATCACCAAACTGGGCGCTCCTTTCTACTGTTTCCACGACACTGACGTTGCCGGCGACGGTACCGTTTTCGAGATCGAAAAACGTATGACAAAACTGGTTGATATTGCTAAACAAAAACAAGCAGATTCAGGCGTTAAGTTATTGTGGGGAACTGCTAACGTATTTAGTAATCCTCGTTACATGAATGGAGCATCAACTAACCCTGATTTTAATGTGGTTGCCAATGCTGCTGTTCAGGTAAAAAATGCCATTGATGCAACTATTGCACTGGGTGGTACAGGTTATACTTTCTGGGGAGGACGCGAAGGTTACATGAGCCTGCACAATACCGATACAAAGCGCGAATTGGCGCACCTTGGAGAATTCCTTCGCATGGCCCGCGATTATGGTCGGAAACAAGGTTTCACCGGTTCTTTCTTTATCGAACCAAAACCAATGGAGCCAACAAAACACCAGTATGATTATGATGCACAAACTGTTATCGCTTTCCTGAAAGCTAATGGATTGGAAAAAGATTTTACATTAAATATTGAAGTAAACCACGCAACCCTTGCCGGTCATACTTTTGCTCACGACCTGAGAATGTCGACTGACGCCGGTATGCTAGGATCGATTGATGCCAACAAAGGCGATTACCAAAACGGATGGGATACTGACGAATTCCCAACTAACATTTACGAAGTTACTGAAGCAATGCTTGAGATTCTTCCTGCAGGTGGGTTCACATATGGTGGTATTAACTTCGATGCTAAAACACGTCGTAATTCAACCGATCTTGAAGATATATTTATCGCACACATTGGTGGAATGGACGTATTTGCGCGTGCCCTTGTAATTGCCGATAAAATTCTGAATGACTCACAATATTGCGCTATGCGTGCTGCACGTTATGCTTCGTTCAACGAAGGTAAAGGAGCCGAATTTGAAGGTGGAAAATTAACACTTGAAGATATGTACTCAATTGCTAAAGAAGTTGGTGAGCCTAGTCAAATCAGCGGAAAGCAAGAATTGATCGAACAGTTAATAAACTGGTATTTGTAA
- a CDS encoding FGGY family carbohydrate kinase, with the protein MHLLGLDIGSSSVKVSLIEAASGNLVASSFFPKQEMKITAHQAGWAEQEPELWWQNMKLALAEVLSTANVDKESIESIGISYQMHGLVMVDKNQQVLRPSIIWCDSRAAVYGDKAFEEIGGQRCLTNLLNSPGNFTASKLKWVKENEPETFAKVDKIMLPGDYIAMKLTGEAQTTTSGLSEGIMWNFKENDLAKMLFDNYGFSADIIPEIVPTFAPSGNVSAQAAAELGLSTKTTVSYRAGDQPNNALSLNVLNPGEIATTAGTSGVVYGVSNEIKYDPQSRVNTFAHVNHTLKDPRLGVLLCINGTGILNAWLKRMVAEDLSYEAMNELASKVAIGSDGVSILPFGNGAERVLQNKNIGSLFSGVNFNIHGKGHLLRAAQEGIVFSFKYGMDIMKNIGIDASVIKAGKANMFLSPIFRETLAGISGATIELYNTDGSVGAARGAGVGSGYYASFNEAFSNLKKLDIIEPDTQKVAAYEDAYENWKSELDKAIK; encoded by the coding sequence ATGCATTTATTAGGTCTCGACATAGGAAGCTCTTCAGTTAAGGTTTCTTTGATAGAAGCAGCCAGCGGAAATTTGGTTGCCTCGTCCTTTTTTCCAAAACAGGAAATGAAAATTACAGCACATCAGGCAGGCTGGGCAGAACAGGAACCGGAACTTTGGTGGCAAAACATGAAACTGGCTTTAGCCGAAGTGCTTTCAACTGCCAATGTTGATAAAGAAAGTATTGAATCGATAGGTATCTCTTATCAAATGCATGGTTTGGTTATGGTAGACAAAAACCAGCAAGTTTTGCGCCCGTCGATTATTTGGTGCGACAGCCGCGCTGCTGTTTATGGCGACAAAGCTTTTGAGGAAATTGGCGGCCAGCGTTGCTTAACGAATCTGTTAAACTCGCCGGGTAACTTTACCGCATCGAAACTAAAATGGGTAAAGGAAAATGAACCGGAGACTTTTGCGAAAGTAGATAAGATTATGCTTCCGGGCGATTATATTGCCATGAAACTTACGGGTGAGGCGCAAACCACGACAAGTGGTCTTTCTGAAGGAATTATGTGGAATTTCAAAGAAAATGATTTGGCTAAGATGTTGTTCGACAACTATGGTTTTTCAGCCGATATTATTCCTGAAATTGTACCAACATTCGCCCCATCGGGAAATGTAAGTGCACAAGCCGCTGCAGAACTCGGCCTATCAACAAAAACTACGGTGAGTTATCGAGCAGGTGACCAACCTAACAACGCGTTGTCGCTAAATGTCCTGAATCCGGGAGAAATTGCCACAACTGCCGGGACTTCCGGTGTAGTTTATGGTGTAAGCAACGAAATTAAATACGATCCGCAATCGCGTGTAAACACGTTTGCCCATGTGAATCATACCCTGAAAGATCCTCGCCTGGGCGTACTATTATGCATAAACGGAACTGGTATTTTGAATGCCTGGTTGAAACGAATGGTGGCCGAAGACCTATCCTACGAAGCGATGAATGAACTGGCTTCGAAAGTTGCAATAGGGTCAGATGGCGTCTCTATCCTACCCTTTGGAAACGGTGCCGAGCGAGTTCTTCAGAACAAAAATATTGGTTCACTTTTTTCCGGAGTCAACTTCAATATCCACGGTAAAGGTCATTTATTACGTGCAGCACAGGAAGGAATCGTATTCTCGTTCAAATACGGAATGGATATCATGAAAAACATTGGTATTGATGCATCGGTAATTAAAGCCGGTAAAGCCAATATGTTCCTTAGTCCTATTTTCAGAGAAACACTGGCCGGAATTTCAGGTGCAACTATCGAACTGTATAACACCGACGGATCGGTTGGTGCAGCGCGGGGTGCCGGTGTTGGATCGGGTTATTACGCATCGTTCAATGAGGCTTTCTCGAACCTGAAAAAGCTTGACATAATTGAACCTGATACTCAAAAAGTTGCAGCATACGAGGATGCATACGAAAACTGGAAAAGTGAACTTGATAAAGCAATAAAATAA
- a CDS encoding GntR family transcriptional regulator, with protein sequence MSNFKFTVEKNSNVLKFQQLVDAILDSISQNELQAGDMLPSVNQIMKDCKLSRDTVFKAYAELKKRGVVESVPNRGYFVTQKITKIFLFLDTFKAYKEVLYHSILNHLPKNISVDLHFHHYNIDLFDKIITESAGRYTKYIVMNFNHKKVKSIINKLPEEQLLIIDWKVNGEGKSCVYQNFGDSVYKCLTENKNAIAKYKNFVLFYPNFTYHPREVVDNFEKFCTDNKIKHKVITSFDEFDLRKGDLYFLVSDRTLARFLDQCSEKGFEPGQEVGVISYNETPMKKYVKEGITVISTDFVLMGQKAAEFIVKGETLNFEVPTRLKLRSSL encoded by the coding sequence ATGAGCAACTTTAAATTTACCGTTGAAAAAAATTCCAACGTTTTAAAATTCCAGCAATTAGTCGATGCAATTCTCGACTCGATAAGTCAGAATGAGCTTCAGGCAGGCGACATGCTTCCTTCGGTTAATCAAATAATGAAAGACTGTAAACTTTCAAGAGACACCGTGTTTAAAGCTTATGCTGAGTTGAAAAAAAGAGGTGTGGTTGAATCTGTTCCAAACCGAGGCTATTTTGTTACACAGAAAATTACCAAGATATTTCTGTTTCTAGACACTTTTAAAGCATACAAAGAGGTACTTTATCATTCGATATTGAATCATTTACCAAAAAATATAAGTGTCGACCTTCATTTTCACCACTACAACATCGACCTTTTTGATAAGATTATTACCGAAAGTGCCGGGCGCTATACGAAATATATTGTGATGAACTTTAACCATAAAAAGGTGAAAAGCATCATTAATAAACTTCCTGAAGAACAGTTACTCATTATCGACTGGAAAGTGAATGGAGAAGGAAAATCATGCGTTTATCAGAATTTTGGTGATTCGGTTTATAAATGTCTTACGGAGAATAAAAATGCAATAGCAAAATACAAGAATTTTGTGCTGTTCTACCCTAATTTCACGTACCATCCACGCGAAGTTGTCGACAATTTTGAGAAATTCTGTACCGATAATAAAATCAAACACAAGGTAATTACCTCTTTCGACGAATTCGACCTGCGGAAAGGAGATCTGTATTTTCTGGTAAGCGACAGAACCCTTGCACGATTTCTCGACCAATGTTCCGAGAAAGGATTTGAGCCGGGTCAGGAAGTTGGAGTTATATCATACAACGAAACTCCAATGAAGAAATATGTAAAGGAAGGAATTACCGTAATATCTACCGATTTTGTGCTAATGGGACAAAAGGCTGCAGAGTTTATTGTGAAAGGCGAAACATTAAATTTTGAAGTTCCAACCAGGTTAAAACTCAGATCGTCACTTTAG